From a region of the Apium graveolens cultivar Ventura unplaced genomic scaffold, ASM990537v1 ctg4659, whole genome shotgun sequence genome:
- the LOC141702101 gene encoding uncharacterized protein LOC141702101, with translation MVLHSSISPKKKQELIHGTRDVPPADFLLKIESFSKLPELINNQKKKYYESCCFEAGGFNWRFRLLVLRANRVQEKKIISVYLVLDESNVLPTGSDVIANFKFFIYDQIRDNYLTVEDGDNRYKHFNKEKTCQGFSNVISLSRLKCASNGYLVNDSCVFGVEVQVIKNTRTAECLSFIQIPPEDLFVHSWKINNFSRRNAQLCDPQAFTFAGRKWRIQIKTDYVNNSLCMKLKLDDTNYGTLAGLIGWLRRENDHRLYAIYTLGVKNQLHKDQDVKYSIGKWFNPEPTVVTWEHIIDMKELYNQSKGFLVDDVLIVEAHIEWMFASKDIIVDGMKVGEEEN, from the exons ATGGTATTGCATAGTTCAATATCTCCCAAGAAAAAACAAG AACTGATCCACGGGACAAGAGATGTACCTCCGGCAGATTTTCTGCTCAAAATCGAAAGTTTTTCCAAATTACCAGAGTTGATCAACAATCAGAAGAAGAAGTATTACGAATCTTGTTGTTTTGAAGCTGGTGGATTCAATTG GAGGTTTAGATTACTTGTACTTCGTGCAAACAGAGTTCAGGAGAAGAAGATTATTTCCGTCTACTTGGTGCTAGATGAGTCCAATGTTTTGCCAACTGGTTCTGATGTTATTGCCAATTTTAAGTTCTTTATATATGACCAAATTCGAGATAATTATCTCACTGTCGAAG ATGGTGACAACCGGTATAAGCATTTCAACAAGGAGAAGACTTGTCAAGGGTTTTCAAACGTGATTTCCTTGAGTAGACTCAAATGTGCATCTAACGGAtatctagtgaatgattcatgCGTGTTTGGTGTTGAGGTTCAAGTAATAAAAAATACCAGAACAGCAGAGTGTCTATCATTTATACAAATCCCACCTGAAGATCTGTTTGTTCACTCTTGGAAGATTAACAACTTCTCTAGGAGGAATGCTCAACTTTGTGACCCTCAAGCATTTACATTTGCAGGGAGGAAATG GAGGATTCAAATCAAGACTGATTACGTTAACAACTCGCTATGCATGAAGCTCAAATTGGATGATACTAATTACGGAACCTTGGCAGGGCTGATCGGATGGTTACGTAGGGAAAATGATCATAGATTGTATGCAATCTATACCTTGGGCGTGAAGAACCAACTACACAAAGACCAAGACGTGAAGTACAGCA TTGGAAAGTGGTTCAATCCAGAACCAACAGTTGTAACTTGGGAGCACATAATTGACATGAAAGAGTTATATAATCAGTCCAAGGGCTTCCTGGTAGATGATGTCTTGATTGTCGAAGCACATATTGAATGGATGTTTGCTAGCAAAGACATTATTGTGGACGGAATGAAGGTGGGAGAAGAGGAAAATTAA
- the LOC141702105 gene encoding MATH domain and coiled-coil domain-containing protein At3g58410-like, whose amino-acid sequence MVDDANKQVKKFDKARSVHGISEFILVTSFSDTSNGYLQDDISCVFGVELYFIKNRVSKTIVSLSNVNIPDDEEFFTWKLDNFSKWHNKVYYSHPFVAGERKWKLIIYPRWENKWLALGLVLDGTNSANSSSRGGFLNFRSLDRNGDHKLYATYKLVVKDQLNHRDIAREGSDYFSEVNTCRIRRKFLELSKLHDQFKGFLANDVLIVQIRMNAISFEHKCHEV is encoded by the exons ATGGTAGACG ACGCTAATAAGCAAGTGAAGAAATTCGACAAAGCGAGGAGTGTACATGGGATTTCGGAGttcatcttggtgacttcattTTCTGATACTTCCAATGGATATCTACAAGATGACATTAGCTGTGTGTTTGGTGTAGAGCTCTATTTTATAAAGAATCGTGTGAGCAAGACAATCGTAAGTCTGTCAAATGTTAATATACCAGATGACGAAGAATTTTTCACATGGAAACTTGATAATTTTTCCAAGTGGCACAACAAAGTCTATTACTCGCATCCCTTTGTAGCCGGAGAAAGAAAATG GAAGCTGATAATTTACCCAAGATGGGAGAACAAGTGGTTGGCTTTAGGCCTTGTATTGGACGGGACAAATAGCGCAAACAGCAGCAGCAGGGGTGGCTTCCTGAATTTCAGAAGTCTTGACAGGAATGGCGACCACAAATTGTATGCAACATACAAGCTTGTTGTCAAAGACCAGTTAAATCACAGGGACATAGCCAGAGAAG GAAGCGACTATTTCAGTGAAGTAAATACTTGCAGGATCAGAAGAAAATTTCTAGAACTGAGTAAATTACATGACCAGTTCAAAGGTTTCTTAGCAAATGACGTTTTAATTGTTCAAATACGCATGAATGCTATTTCTTTTGAGCACAAATGTCACGAAGTGTAG